The following coding sequences are from one Sporichthyaceae bacterium window:
- a CDS encoding GPR1/FUN34/YaaH family transporter, protein MSLPLAADPGPLGLAAFALTTFLLSAKNATWTHGTDAWLGFAFAYGGLTQLLAGMWEFRNRN, encoded by the coding sequence ATGAGCCTGCCGCTGGCTGCCGATCCCGGCCCGTTGGGCCTGGCGGCCTTCGCGCTGACGACGTTCCTGCTGTCGGCAAAGAACGCCACCTGGACCCACGGCACCGACGCCTGGCTGGGCTTCGCGTTCGCGTACGGCGGCCTGACCCAGCTGCTGGCCGGCATGTGGGAGTTCCGCAACCGCAAC